The following are from one region of the Vicia villosa cultivar HV-30 ecotype Madison, WI unplaced genomic scaffold, Vvil1.0 ctg.002295F_1_1, whole genome shotgun sequence genome:
- the LOC131638380 gene encoding metalloendoproteinase 2-MMP-like, with the protein MNQQHGLQHLIFTFTISIFLVALASARLFPDVPSLIPPGITPAGAWDVFRNFTGCHHGENYNGLSNLKNYFHRFGYIPHAPPSNFSDDFDDALESAIKTYQKNFNLNITGELDEKTLHQIVLPRCGVADIINGSTTMNSGGQTETTSNSDSNSKPRFHTVSHFTVFPGQPRWPAGKQELTYSFYPGNELTKTVKSVFATAFARWSEVTTLKFTETALYSSADIKIGFFSGDHGDGEPFDGILGTLAHAFSPTNGRFHLDAAEDWVVSGDVSKSALSTAVDLESVAVHEIGHLLGLGHSSVEEAIMFPTISSRSKKVVLTEDDVKGIQYIYGRNPSFNGSTTMSSPEKNSGNGGRSVASLWSTWGLLSLLTLAFSHLIL; encoded by the coding sequence ATGAATCAGCAGCATGGACTTCAACATCTCATCTTCACTTTcacaatttcaatctttttagtCGCACTCGCTTCAGCTCGGCTTTTTCCCGACGTCCCTTCCTTAATACCTCCCGGGATTACTCCCGCCGGCGCGTGGGATGTTTTCCGCAACTTCACGGGTTGTCATCATGGCGAAAACTACAACGGCCTCTCCAATTTGAAAAACTATTTCCATCGCTTCGGTTATATTCCCCACGCGCCGCCGTCAAATTTCTCCGACGACTTCGACGATGCTCTCGAATCTGCTATTAAAACTTATCAGAAGAATTTCAATCTTAATATAACTGGTGAACTCGATGAGAAGACTCTTCATCAGATTGTTTTGCCGCGGTGCGGCGTTGCGGATATCATCAACGGTTCAACCACCATGAACTCCGGCGGACAGACGGAAACGACATCCAACAGTGATAGCAATAGCAAGCCGCGGTTTCACACTGTGTCGCACTTTACTGTATTTCCCGGTCAACCGAGGTGGCCGGCGGGAAAGCAGGAGCTAACGTATTCATTCTATCCCGGTAACGAACTTACGAAAACCGTGAAAAGCGTCTTCGCTACGGCGTTTGCGCGGTGGTCGGAGGTTACCACGCTGAAGTTCACCGAAACAGCGTTGTACTCCAGCGCTGATATTAAGATAGGATTCTTTAGCGGCGACCATGGAGACGGCGAGCCGTTCGATGGAATCTTAGGAACACTTGCGCATGCTTTCTCTCCAACGAACGGGAGGTTTCACCTTGACGCTGCCGAGGACTGGGTTGTTTCCGGCGATGTGTCGAAATCGGCGTTGTCGACGGCTGTTGATTTGGAATCGGTGGCGGTACATGAAATTGGGCACTTGTTAGGGTTAGGTCACTCTTCGGTGGAGGAGGCGATTATGTTTCCGACGATATCTTCGCGGTCGAAGAAAGTGGTGTTGACGGAAGATGATGTGAAAGGAATTCAATACATCTATGGTAGGAACCCGAGTTTCAATGGCTCCACGACCATGTCTTCGCCGGAGAAGAACTCCGGTAACGGTGGTAGAAGCGTCGCATCTCTATGGTCCACGTGGGGACTTTTAAGTTTGTTGACATTGGCGTTTTCGCATTTGATATTAtag